One genomic region from Pararge aegeria chromosome 14, ilParAegt1.1, whole genome shotgun sequence encodes:
- the LOC120629298 gene encoding uncharacterized protein LOC120629298 isoform X1 encodes MHAVGLHSALAIRRERKRRAEQQRARERRYSVQSTESGVTSPHCSTGSLEHRRKHPHAPENEVVSSVGMLHLGVVFLVLGVFLVASGWLPDDVTSWSSIGSVSWFNELVCSGLFALGVGIFLIALHKYLTKSEDDALEDYVQRQLTRSRSGHRLERDAETGGMRTKGARRAKATEVLPETVTETYTEPPDRMHGFVNALALNGDAMRETPLEQIVEEEMSIASESERRLGKFNKDTYSTPSVAPSLSPGSPSDTKELLSDGRYMIMSKM; translated from the coding sequence ATGCACGCTGTGGGCCTGCACTCCGCGCTGGCCATCCGCCGCGAGCGCAAGCGCCGCGCCGAGCAGCAGCGGGCCCGCGAGCGCCGCTACTCCGTGCAGTCCACCGAGTCCGGCGTCACCTCGCCGCACTGCTCCACTGGCAGCCTCGAGCACCGACGCAAGCACCCACACGCGCCCGAGAATGAGGTCGTCTCCTCCGTCGGCATGCTCCACCTCGGGGTCGTATTCCTCGTCCTCGGCGTGTTCCTAGTCGCGTCAGGTTGGTTGCCCGACGACGTCACTTCCTGGAGCAGCATCGGATCCGTCAGCTGGTTCAACGAGCTCGTCTGCTCTGGACTGTTCGCACTCGGAGTCGGCATATTCTTAATAGCGTTGCACAAATACCTGACTAAAAGTGAAGATGATGCTTTGGAAGATTACGTCCAGCGTCAGCTCACGCGGTCTCGTTCGGGACATAGATTGGAGAGAGACGCGGAAACTGGTGGGATGCGAACGAAAGGTGCTCGCAGGGCGAAAGCCACTGAAGTTTTACCGGAGACGGTCACTGAAACTTACACAGAGCCGCCTGACAGAATGCATGGGTTTGTTAATGCACTTGCTTTAAATGGTGATGCGATGAGAGAAACTCCTCTGGAACAAATCGTGGAGGAAGAGATGTCGATAGCGTCCGAGAGCGAGCGGAGGCTGGGCAAGTTTAACAAAGACACGTACTCCACTCCATCCGTCGCTCCGAGCCTGAGTCCAGGGTCTCCGTCTGACACGAAAGAGTTGCTGTCCGACGGCCGCTACATGATCATGTCGAAGATGTGA